The Bartonella sp. HY328 genome contains the following window.
TCATTGGAAACATTGGCTAAATTAAAAACTATTAACAAAATGGCAGGCGCAACCGTTACTGCTGGCAATGCATCTGGCGTTAATGACGGCGCGGCAGCATTAATTATTGCGTCAGAAGCTGCGGTTAAAAAATATAATCTCAAACCATTAGTACGCATTTTAGGCGGGGCTATGGCTGGCGTGCCACCGCGCATTATGGGCATTGGCCCAGCTCCTGCAACACAAAAATTATGTGCGCGCTTAAATATCACACCGCAAGATTTTGATATTATTGAGCTAAATGAGGCCTTTGCTAGCCAAGGCATTGCTGTTTTGCGTGAACTAGGTCTAGATGAAAAGGCCGATTATATTAATCTTAATGGCGGTGCTATTGCTCTTGGTCATCCGCTTGGCATGTCGGGCGCGCGTATTACTGGCACTGCTGCACTAGAATGTGCGCTTAACAATAAGAAACTGGCCCTTGCCACCATGTGTATTGGGGTTGGCCAAGGCATTGCTATCGCGCTTGAAAAGGTGTGAAGTTTTTAGCAATAGCAAAATGTGAAACAGTATTACAATTAAAGCTGCCCTGCCAAAACTGGAACAGCTTATCAATATTACCTTTTGCAGGTTTTTAGGAGTGATGTGATGAAAACTTCCATAGCCACCGTATCCATTTCTGGAACCCTGCCGGAAAAATTGGCAGCTATTGCCAAAGCAGGTTTTGACGGGGTTGAAATATTTGAAAATGATTTTCTAACCTTTGATGGCAAGCCCGAAGATGTTGGCAATATGGTGCGAGATCATGGCTTGGCCATTACACTCTTCCAGCCTTTTCGTGACTTTGAAGGCATGCCTGATCCTTACCGCCAACGTGCCTTTGATCGCGCTGAGAAAAAATTCGATATCATGCAAAAATTAGGTGCTGATATGCTCTTGGTGTGCTCCAATCTTTCGGCCGTTTGTCTTGGCGGAATTGAACGCGCTGCCGATGATTTTCGTGAACTGGGTGAGCGAGCCAAACAAAGAGGCATAAAGGTTGGCTTTGAAGCCTTGGCTTGGGGCAAGCATATTTATGACCACCGTGATGCTTGGAAAGTGGTACAGCAAGCCGATCACCCTAATATTGGCCTTATTCTAGATAGTTTCCATAGTTTGTCACGTGGCATTGATAGCCAGTCGATAAAGGCAATTAACAAGGATAAACTATTTCTTGTGCAATTGGCGGATGCACCACTTTTGGATATGGATTTGCTTTACTGGAGCCGACATTTTAGAAATATGCCAGGTGAGGGCGATCTAGCGGTTAAAGATTTTACCGCCGCTATAACTGAAATTGGCTATGATGGGTATTTTTCGCTAGAAATATTTAATGATCGCTTTCGCGGTGGATCGCCATTTTTAATTGCCCATGATGGTCATCGTTCATTGCTCAATCTTGCGGATAATGTGCGGCGGCAAACCCATTCTAAAACCTTGCAATTAAAGAAAATGCCCGCACCTGTTAAGGTCAATGGCATTGATTTTATTGAGTTCTCAACCGATAATAAACAAGCTAGTGCGCTTTTTTCATTACTTGCACAATTAGGCTTTAAAAAGAGCGGCCAACACAAAACCAAAAATGTTGATCTGTTTACTCAAGGCGATATACGTCTCATTGTTAATCGCGATGAAAATGGTTTTTCTAATCTGTCTTTTGTTATGCATGGCACTATGGCCTATGCGGTTGCCTTAAATGTTGATGATGCAGATGCCGCGTTTAAACGTGCAATTGCATTGGATAGTGTGCCATTTGAACAGTCGGTACCAGACGGCCAGACCAAAATTCCAGCTATTCGCGGTGTTGGCGGTGGCATTATCTATTTCATTGATGATAAAACTGGGCTTAAGGATTTCGCAATCAATGATTTTGACGCTGTTATAAGTGATGATGAGATTAATACCGCAAACTCAAATATAATAGATGCAAATTTAACGGATGCTGGACTCTTGCATATTGACCATATTGCTCAAACGGTTGATTTTGACGAGATGCTGAGTTGGGTGTTGTTCTATACATCGATTTTTGATGTGCAAAAAACGCCTGCTGTGGATATTATTGATCCATCAGGTATTATTCGCAGTCAAGTTATAGCTAATGAAACAGGAAATTTGCGCATTACCCTTAATGGCGCTGAAAACCGCCACACTTTAGCGGGACATTTTATCGCCGATAAATTTGGTGCTGGTATTCAACATATTGCTTTCTTAACCAATGATATTTTTAAAACGGCAAAAGCTTTACGTCACAATGGTTTTAAGAC
Protein-coding sequences here:
- a CDS encoding bifunctional sugar phosphate isomerase/epimerase/4-hydroxyphenylpyruvate dioxygenase family protein, whose product is MKTSIATVSISGTLPEKLAAIAKAGFDGVEIFENDFLTFDGKPEDVGNMVRDHGLAITLFQPFRDFEGMPDPYRQRAFDRAEKKFDIMQKLGADMLLVCSNLSAVCLGGIERAADDFRELGERAKQRGIKVGFEALAWGKHIYDHRDAWKVVQQADHPNIGLILDSFHSLSRGIDSQSIKAINKDKLFLVQLADAPLLDMDLLYWSRHFRNMPGEGDLAVKDFTAAITEIGYDGYFSLEIFNDRFRGGSPFLIAHDGHRSLLNLADNVRRQTHSKTLQLKKMPAPVKVNGIDFIEFSTDNKQASALFSLLAQLGFKKSGQHKTKNVDLFTQGDIRLIVNRDENGFSNLSFVMHGTMAYAVALNVDDADAAFKRAIALDSVPFEQSVPDGQTKIPAIRGVGGGIIYFIDDKTGLKDFAINDFDAVISDDEINTANSNIIDANLTDAGLLHIDHIAQTVDFDEMLSWVLFYTSIFDVQKTPAVDIIDPSGIIRSQVIANETGNLRITLNGAENRHTLAGHFIADKFGAGIQHIAFLTNDIFKTAKALRHNGFKTLKISPNYFDDVEARFGLDEEFCQKLRENHILFDSDENGDYFQLYSETYGEGFFFEVVQRQAKGEGSKKPYDGYGAANAIFRISAQKKQITPAGMPKITTSPKD